The following coding sequences lie in one Rutidosis leptorrhynchoides isolate AG116_Rl617_1_P2 chromosome 4, CSIRO_AGI_Rlap_v1, whole genome shotgun sequence genomic window:
- the LOC139844658 gene encoding protein argonaute 5-like, whose translation MIMLRFLNFTSRDGVNKISSDDVLSKEEDKFTRPVMPSKSAISHLLHLTSRPTHYYKQFTADGLQMITNSLCYTPACFYVESGVWDGPLLPIHENVKSVMFFC comes from the exons ATGATTATGTTAAGGTTCCTTAATTTCACAAGCAG AGATGGTGTTAATAAAATCAGTTCGGATGATGTGTTGTCTAAAGAGGAGGATAAATTCACAAG GCCTGTAATGCCATCCAAGAGTGCTATCAGCCATCTGTTACATTTAACTAGTCGGCCCACACATTATTATAAACAATTCACTGCTGACGGTTTGCAAATGATCACCAACAGTCTATGCTACAC CCCGGCTTGTTTCTACGTGGAATCAGGAGTTTGGGATGGCCCGCTTCTTCCCATCCACGAGAATGTGAAGAGTGTGATGTTCTTTTGTTGA